One genomic window of Deltaproteobacteria bacterium includes the following:
- a CDS encoding HU family DNA-binding protein, producing MTKADLVAKIAADTKLTKADAERSLNSFVTNVTKTLKKEGKLTLTGFGTFEVAKRKRRKGRNPQTGETINIKARKVVKFKPGKGLKDSIK from the coding sequence ATGACCAAGGCAGACTTAGTAGCAAAGATCGCAGCGGACACCAAACTGACCAAGGCCGACGCCGAAAGGTCTCTCAATTCATTTGTGACCAACGTCACTAAAACCCTTAAGAAGGAAGGCAAGCTGACCCTGACCGGGTTTGGGACCTTCGAAGTCGCCAAGAGGAAGAGACGTAAAGGCCGCAATCCCCAGACGGGCGAGACCATCAACATCAAGGCCCGAAAGGTCGTGAAGTTCAAACCTGGCAAGGGATTAAAGGACTCCATAAAGTAA